A stretch of the Arachis stenosperma cultivar V10309 chromosome 6, arast.V10309.gnm1.PFL2, whole genome shotgun sequence genome encodes the following:
- the LOC130933382 gene encoding uncharacterized protein LOC130933382: MKLALKSKNKIGFVDETIVKPDKNDPAYVAWDKCNTYVVSWLNLSLSAEIAQSVVWNETAVDLWLDLKHRYYHGDRYRVAELEEELYAMKQGNLSITNYFTKLKAIWEDIDSFKPVPQCKECSEKCDCGLRTMRDYRDETYAVRFLRGLNEQYGTVRSQIMLMKPLPDINEIFLYLFSKRDSLMDQIWRLKTLQLWPIQFIISTIIQAVFPEEEDEESVEVEVEEEEEIQHLRPVLIVTRQGILWILVTTNMDFHLIYRGRNGHERLAMELWPIILLLELKGAVPTMSSRTRKLMVNPNSIRV; this comes from the coding sequence ATGAAATTAGCGCTGAAATCAAAGAATAAGATAGGTTTTGTTGATGAAACCATTGTGAAACCAGATAAAAATGATCCTGCATATGTAGCATGGGATAAATGTAATACTTATGTTGTTTCTTGGTTAAATCTATCATTGAGTGCTGAGATTGCACAGAGTGTTGTTTGGAATGAAACTGCTGTAGATTTATGGCTTGATTTGAAGCACAGGTATTATCATGGAGACAGATACAGGGTTGCTGAATTAGAAGAAGAGTTGTATGCTATGAAACAAGGGAATCTAAGCATAACAAATTATTTCACCAAGTTGAAGGCTATTTGGGAAGACATTGACAGTTTCAAACCAGTTCCACAATGCAAGGAATGCTCTGAAAAATGTGACTGTGGCTTAAGAACTATGAGAGATTATCGAGATGAAACTTATGCAGTGAGATTTTTAAGAGGATTGAATGAGCAGTATGGGACTGTGAGATCCCAAATCATGCTGATGAAGCCTCTTCCAGACATCAATGAAATTTTTCTCTACTTATTCAGCAAGAGAGACAGTTTAATGGATCAGATTTGGAGACTCAAAACTTTACAGCTTTGGCcaattcaattcataatttcaacaataattcaaGCAGTGTTTCCAGAGGAAGAGGACGAGGAATCCGTGGAGGTAGAGgtggaagaggaggaagaaatTCAGCACCTAAGACCTGTTCTTATTGTCACAAGGCAGGGCATCTTGTGGATACTTGTTACCACAAACATGGATTTCCACCTCATCTACAGAGGCAGAAATGGCCACGAGAGACTAGCAATGGAGCTATGGCCAATAATATTGTTGCTGGAATTGAAGGGAGCAGTACCAACAATGTCAAGCAGGACAAGGAAGCTGATGGTCAATCCCAATTCAATCAGAGTTTGA